The Hymenobacter baengnokdamensis genome includes a region encoding these proteins:
- a CDS encoding four helix bundle protein, whose translation MEDVKNVGVDSAMLEGEWLVAETSLPVYGSDNAVVRLSFQLALTVLAYVSELEGARHYVVARQLVRCGTSVGTNVREAQHAESRADFIHKCKIAAKEAEETGYWLQLCTHAPNYPTPPVSLTDTLLSVRRLLARIIISSKAKASNATAGS comes from the coding sequence GTGGAAGATGTGAAAAATGTGGGTGTTGACTCAGCTATGCTGGAAGGCGAATGGCTAGTGGCCGAAACGAGCCTGCCCGTTTATGGCAGCGACAACGCGGTAGTCCGTCTTTCTTTTCAGTTGGCGCTAACGGTACTGGCTTATGTAAGCGAACTGGAAGGCGCTCGCCACTACGTGGTAGCCCGACAATTAGTACGCTGTGGCACCTCGGTAGGCACTAACGTGCGCGAAGCGCAGCACGCGGAGAGCCGAGCAGATTTTATCCATAAGTGTAAAATCGCCGCTAAGGAAGCCGAGGAAACGGGCTATTGGCTGCAGCTCTGTACCCACGCGCCCAACTACCCCACGCCGCCCGTCTCACTCACCGATACCCTGCTGAGTGTGCGCCGCCTGCTAGCGCGTATCATCATTTCCAGCAAGGCGAAGGCCAGCAATGCCACCGCAGGCAGCTGA
- a CDS encoding TldD/PmbA family protein, protein MAILSQTEAQDILKKVIGFSTADECDATLNGSLEGNVRSARNSISTAGAVDNVSLAVTSYFGKRSGTATCNQFDDATLRRCVQRAEEIARLAPESPEYMPLLGPQTYQSSPLSFAASTAGITPDYRASQMAASMQYCDSKKLSSAGFLNDQAGFVAKRNSKGLEAYQRTTNLDFSITVRTLDGLGSGYAATDFTDIKNFDAARLTAVAASKASSSVGAKAIEPGKYTVILEPNALVSGSDASLLAALMRSFDARAADEGRSFLSKKGGGNRKGEKLFDERVTIYSDPTNAEVPDLTFSGDGRPQQRTTWIEKGVVKNLYSSRYWAQKSGIPDLPSPGGFIMEGGTQSTADLIKSTAKGILVTRLWYIRPVDPQTLLFTGLTRDGTFYIENGAIKFPVKNFRFNESPIIMLNNLEAIGRPVRLAGNLVPPLKIRDFTFTSLSDAV, encoded by the coding sequence ATGGCAATCCTCTCCCAAACCGAAGCCCAGGACATTCTCAAGAAGGTCATCGGCTTCAGCACCGCCGACGAGTGCGACGCGACGCTCAACGGCAGCCTCGAAGGCAACGTGCGCTCGGCGCGTAACTCCATCAGCACGGCCGGCGCCGTCGACAACGTGTCGCTGGCCGTGACCTCGTACTTCGGCAAGCGCTCGGGCACCGCTACTTGCAACCAGTTTGACGACGCCACCCTGCGCCGCTGCGTGCAGCGCGCCGAAGAAATAGCGCGCCTCGCCCCCGAAAGCCCCGAGTACATGCCGCTGCTCGGGCCGCAGACGTATCAGTCGTCGCCGCTGTCGTTTGCGGCCAGCACGGCGGGCATTACCCCCGACTACCGCGCCAGCCAGATGGCGGCCAGCATGCAGTACTGCGACAGCAAAAAGCTGTCGTCGGCCGGCTTTCTGAACGACCAGGCCGGCTTCGTAGCCAAGCGCAACTCCAAGGGCCTCGAAGCCTACCAGCGCACCACCAACCTCGATTTCAGCATCACCGTGCGCACGCTTGATGGCCTGGGCTCGGGCTACGCGGCTACCGACTTCACGGATATCAAGAATTTCGATGCGGCGCGCCTCACGGCGGTGGCGGCCAGCAAAGCGTCGTCGTCGGTGGGCGCCAAGGCGATTGAACCGGGCAAGTACACCGTCATTCTGGAGCCCAACGCGCTGGTATCGGGCTCCGATGCCTCGCTGCTGGCCGCGCTCATGCGCTCGTTCGACGCCCGCGCCGCCGACGAAGGCCGCAGCTTCCTGAGCAAGAAGGGCGGCGGCAATCGCAAGGGCGAAAAGCTGTTTGATGAGCGCGTTACGATTTATTCGGACCCCACCAACGCCGAGGTGCCTGACCTGACTTTTTCGGGCGATGGCCGCCCGCAGCAGCGCACCACCTGGATTGAGAAGGGCGTCGTAAAAAACCTGTACAGCTCGCGCTACTGGGCGCAGAAATCGGGCATTCCTGACCTGCCCAGCCCCGGCGGCTTCATCATGGAAGGCGGTACGCAGAGCACCGCCGACCTCATCAAGAGTACGGCCAAGGGCATTCTGGTCACGCGCCTGTGGTATATCCGCCCCGTCGACCCGCAAACGCTCCTGTTTACGGGCCTGACGCGCGACGGTACGTTCTACATCGAAAACGGCGCTATCAAGTTTCCGGTCAAGAATTTCCGCTTCAACGAGAGCCCGATTATTATGCTCAACAACCTGGAGGCCATCGGCCGCCCGGTGCGGCTGGCCGGCAACCTGGTGCCGCCGCTCAAGATTCGCGACTTCACGTTTACCAGCTTGTCGGACGCAGTGTAG
- a CDS encoding TldD/PmbA family protein: MNRRDFTALTGLAAGALWLPGFPSLAGNHVDPAQLLEPGLDVAAKKRMADVALNAARAAGATYADIRIQRTLNQSIFTREKQVQGIANIESLGVGIRVIANGTWGFASTNNMTDAGIAKTAQYAVAIAKANSKVQKEPVKLAPQKGYGDVAWKTPIEKNAFEVPIKEKADLLLAANAAATDNGASFVNSALFQVNEQKYFASTDGSYIDQDIHRIWPTFGVTVVDRASGKFRSRQSLSVPMGMGYEYLTPKAADKIAGPAGSDVIGYKNSYDILEDATRAAKQTKQKLTCKSVVPGKYDLILDPHHLGLTIHESVGHPTELDRVLGYEANFAGTSFATLEWRKKGIPYGSKNVTIVADKLQHNSLGAVGYDDEGVKTKEWTLIDQGKLIDYQKIRDQAAIVGQNASDGCCYSQSWRDVQFQRMANVSLRPSATKRSVDELVSGVDKGIYIAGNGSFSIDQQRYNSQFGGQVFYAIEKGKITEMLEDVAYQTNTLEFWGACAGSCDQSDYRFAGFFNDGKGQPSQSSAVSHGSATTRFNGVNVINTARKIG, translated from the coding sequence TTGAACAGACGCGACTTTACCGCCCTCACCGGCCTCGCCGCCGGAGCCCTGTGGCTCCCCGGTTTTCCGAGCCTGGCCGGCAACCACGTAGACCCGGCGCAGCTGCTGGAGCCAGGCCTCGATGTGGCCGCCAAAAAGCGAATGGCCGATGTAGCCCTGAACGCCGCCAGGGCGGCCGGCGCTACCTACGCCGACATCCGCATTCAGCGCACGCTCAACCAGAGTATTTTCACCCGCGAAAAGCAGGTGCAGGGCATTGCGAATATCGAGAGCCTGGGGGTGGGCATCCGGGTGATTGCCAACGGCACCTGGGGCTTTGCCTCGACCAATAACATGACCGACGCGGGCATCGCCAAAACAGCCCAGTACGCGGTAGCCATTGCCAAGGCCAACTCGAAGGTGCAGAAGGAGCCCGTGAAGCTGGCCCCCCAAAAGGGCTACGGCGACGTGGCCTGGAAAACGCCGATTGAGAAAAATGCTTTCGAAGTGCCCATCAAGGAGAAGGCCGATTTGCTGCTGGCCGCCAACGCGGCCGCTACCGACAACGGCGCCTCGTTCGTAAACTCAGCGCTGTTCCAAGTAAATGAGCAGAAGTACTTTGCCAGCACCGACGGCTCATACATCGACCAGGATATTCACCGCATCTGGCCCACGTTTGGGGTAACGGTGGTAGACCGGGCCAGCGGCAAGTTCCGCTCGCGCCAGAGCCTGAGCGTGCCGATGGGCATGGGCTACGAGTACCTCACGCCCAAGGCCGCCGACAAGATTGCCGGCCCGGCCGGCTCGGACGTCATCGGCTACAAAAACAGCTACGATATCCTGGAAGACGCCACCCGCGCCGCCAAGCAAACCAAGCAGAAGCTGACCTGCAAGAGCGTGGTGCCGGGCAAGTACGACCTCATCCTGGACCCGCACCACCTGGGCCTGACCATCCACGAATCGGTGGGCCACCCCACCGAGCTCGACCGCGTGCTGGGTTACGAGGCCAACTTTGCCGGCACCAGCTTCGCCACCCTGGAGTGGCGCAAGAAGGGCATTCCCTACGGCTCGAAAAACGTGACCATCGTGGCCGATAAGCTCCAGCACAACTCGCTGGGCGCGGTGGGCTACGACGACGAAGGCGTGAAAACCAAGGAATGGACGCTCATCGACCAGGGCAAGCTCATCGACTACCAGAAAATCCGCGACCAGGCGGCCATCGTGGGCCAGAACGCCTCGGATGGCTGCTGCTACTCGCAGTCGTGGCGCGATGTGCAGTTTCAGCGCATGGCCAACGTGAGTTTGCGCCCCAGCGCCACCAAGCGCAGCGTGGATGAGCTGGTGAGCGGCGTCGACAAGGGAATCTACATTGCCGGCAACGGCTCGTTCAGCATCGACCAGCAGCGCTACAACTCGCAGTTTGGCGGCCAGGTATTCTACGCCATCGAGAAAGGCAAAATCACCGAAATGCTCGAAGACGTGGCTTACCAGACCAACACGCTCGAATTCTGGGGCGCCTGCGCCGGCTCGTGCGACCAGAGCGACTACCGCTTCGCGGGCTTCTTCAACGACGGCAAGGGCCAGCCCTCCCAAAGCTCGGCCGTGAGCCACGGCTCGGCCACCACGCGCTTCAACGGCGTGAATGTGATTAATACGGCGCGCAAAATCGGTTAA